The following coding sequences are from one Bradyrhizobium sp. 200 window:
- the aroQ gene encoding type II 3-dehydroquinate dehydratase yields MAQASAATIYVLNGPNLNMLGTREPETYGHATLADVEKLCVETAAQFGLKADCRQSNREGELIDFIHEAHARKVAGIIINAGGYSHTSIALHDALAAVKIPTVEVHISNIHARESFRHHSYTAMAAFASLCGFGIDGYRLAINGLAAKLGAKAKA; encoded by the coding sequence CTCAACATGTTGGGGACACGCGAGCCTGAGACCTACGGCCATGCGACGCTCGCCGATGTCGAAAAGCTGTGCGTGGAAACCGCGGCGCAATTCGGCCTGAAGGCCGATTGCCGCCAGTCCAACCGCGAAGGTGAGCTGATCGACTTCATCCACGAGGCGCATGCCAGGAAGGTGGCCGGCATCATCATCAACGCCGGCGGCTATTCGCACACCTCGATCGCGTTGCACGATGCGCTGGCCGCGGTGAAAATCCCGACGGTGGAAGTGCATATCAGCAACATCCACGCCCGCGAGAGTTTCCGCCATCACTCCTACACGGCCATGGCCGCCTTTGCATCGCTGTGCGGCTTCGGCATCGACGGCTACCGGCTCGCAATCAATGGCCTTGCCGCCAAACTCGGTGCCAAGGCCAAAGCCTGA
- the accB gene encoding acetyl-CoA carboxylase biotin carboxyl carrier protein, whose amino-acid sequence MARQPDNKSADKSAANLKSDDSALIRELALLLDETSLTEIEIERAGLRVRVARNITVAAAMPASFQPAAAAAVAVPAAGADLAKHPGVVPSPMVGTAYWAPEPGAKPFIEVGTKVSAGQTLLIIEAMKTMNQIPSPRAGTVTQILVEDGQPVEFGEPLVIIE is encoded by the coding sequence ATGGCCCGCCAGCCCGACAACAAGTCAGCGGACAAATCAGCCGCAAACCTGAAAAGCGACGACAGCGCGCTCATTCGCGAACTCGCGTTGCTGCTGGATGAGACCAGCCTGACCGAGATCGAGATCGAGCGCGCCGGCTTGCGGGTAAGGGTCGCGCGCAACATCACCGTGGCGGCAGCGATGCCGGCAAGCTTCCAGCCGGCGGCGGCCGCGGCGGTAGCCGTCCCCGCGGCGGGCGCCGATCTGGCCAAGCATCCGGGCGTGGTCCCCTCGCCGATGGTCGGCACCGCCTATTGGGCGCCCGAACCCGGCGCCAAGCCGTTCATCGAGGTCGGCACCAAGGTATCGGCCGGACAAACTCTGCTGATCATCGAAGCGATGAAGACGATGAACCAGATCCCATCGCCGCGCGCAGGTACGGTGACGCAAATTCTCGTCGAGGACGGCCAGCCGGTCGAATTCGGCGAGCCGCTCGTGATTATTGAATGA
- the accC gene encoding acetyl-CoA carboxylase biotin carboxylase subunit: protein MFDKILIANRGEIALRVLRACKELGINTVAVHSTADADAMHVRLADESVCIGPPPSKDSYLNVPALLAACEITGADAVHPGYGFLSENARFAEILADHNLHFIGPKAEHIRLMGDKIEAKKTAKRLGIPVVPGSDGAVTSDDDAMAIAKGIGFPVLVKAAAGGGGRGMKVAQTADDLMMALTTAGNEAKSAFGDASVYLEKYLQKPRHIEIQILGDGRGGAIHLGERDCSLQRRHQKVWEEGPSPVLAAAARARIGETCAKAMRDMKYLGVGTIEFLYEDGEFYFIEMNTRIQVEHPVTESITDIDLVLEQIRIAAGGDLPAKQEEIAIIGHAIECRVNAENPQTFRPSPGRITQFHPPGGLGVRIDSAVYQGYVIPPYYDSLVGKLIVHGKTRAECLMRLRRALDEMVVDGIETTLPLFRALVREADIINGDYHIHWLEQYLAGQPVDGKS, encoded by the coding sequence ATGTTCGACAAGATCCTCATAGCCAATCGCGGCGAGATCGCGCTCCGCGTGCTGCGCGCGTGCAAGGAGCTCGGCATCAACACCGTGGCGGTGCATTCCACCGCCGACGCCGACGCCATGCATGTGCGGCTCGCCGACGAGAGCGTCTGCATCGGGCCACCGCCGTCGAAGGACTCCTATCTCAACGTCCCGGCACTGCTCGCGGCCTGCGAGATCACAGGCGCCGATGCCGTGCATCCCGGTTACGGCTTCCTGTCGGAGAACGCCCGCTTCGCCGAAATCCTCGCCGACCACAATCTGCATTTCATCGGTCCGAAGGCCGAACATATCCGCCTGATGGGCGACAAGATCGAGGCCAAGAAGACCGCCAAGAGACTGGGCATCCCCGTCGTGCCCGGCTCCGACGGCGCTGTCACCTCCGATGACGACGCGATGGCGATCGCCAAGGGGATCGGCTTCCCGGTGCTGGTCAAGGCTGCCGCCGGCGGCGGCGGCCGCGGCATGAAGGTCGCGCAAACCGCTGACGACCTGATGATGGCGCTGACGACAGCCGGCAACGAGGCCAAGTCGGCGTTCGGCGACGCCTCGGTCTATCTCGAGAAATACTTGCAAAAGCCGCGCCACATCGAGATCCAGATTCTCGGCGACGGCCGCGGCGGCGCGATCCATCTCGGCGAGCGCGACTGCTCGCTGCAGCGCCGTCACCAGAAGGTCTGGGAAGAAGGCCCCTCGCCGGTTCTCGCCGCCGCCGCCCGCGCCAGGATCGGCGAGACCTGCGCCAAGGCGATGCGGGACATGAAATATCTCGGCGTCGGCACCATCGAATTTCTCTACGAGGATGGCGAGTTCTACTTCATCGAGATGAACACGCGCATCCAGGTCGAGCATCCCGTCACCGAGAGCATCACCGACATCGACCTCGTGCTGGAGCAGATCCGCATCGCCGCCGGCGGCGACCTGCCCGCGAAGCAGGAAGAGATCGCCATCATCGGGCATGCCATCGAATGCCGCGTCAATGCGGAAAACCCGCAGACCTTCCGCCCGTCGCCCGGCAGGATCACGCAATTCCACCCGCCCGGCGGGCTCGGCGTGCGGATCGATTCCGCTGTCTATCAGGGCTACGTCATTCCGCCTTATTATGATTCGCTGGTCGGCAAGCTGATCGTGCACGGCAAGACCCGCGCCGAGTGCCTGATGCGGCTGCGCCGGGCGCTAGACGAGATGGTGGTCGATGGCATCGAAACCACCCTGCCGCTGTTCCGCGCGCTGGTCCGGGAGGCCGACATCATCAACGGCGACTACCACATCCACTGGCTCGAGCAGTACCTCGCCGGCCAGCCGGTGGACGGCAAGTCCTGA
- a CDS encoding CHASE3 domain-containing protein — protein MTADAQRRRALGHILLLVAGLLVLTAISAGSVYLVNKAREDSRAVVRTLEVENQISLVQLQLRRAESAQRGYLATLRPDFRIDFEQALSELTPALTRLSRLISDNPVQRQLINEIMPLYDQRIEEFRTTLELARSQRMSDAAKIVREGIGRDTMKHIDDLAVRMRSEEDRLFAARTTSADRSQTLAASLTGIGSGLVVVLAGIAIFLVRRSSRARDQADARLRDSHLNLEATIDERTADLREANDEIQRFAYIVSHDLRSPLVNIMGFTSELEELRGDIFKRIAALSRVQSTAPSAPENATDSAEPALEGADKQLSEDFSEALGFIKSSIGKMDRLISAILNLTREGRREFQPVWIDTKELVEAIVTTVAHQASEAQAEIRIDALPNIVTDRLALEQIFSNLIDNALKYLKTGVPGEITVRGRTKLGFAIFEISDNGRGIDPKDHQRIFDLFRRAGTQDKPGQGIGLAHVRALVRRLGGTMSVASELHQGSTFTITLPINWPVGNRKTRHE, from the coding sequence GTGACCGCTGATGCCCAGCGCAGGCGCGCCTTGGGGCACATCCTGCTGCTTGTGGCGGGCCTCCTGGTATTGACCGCCATCAGCGCCGGCTCGGTTTATCTGGTGAACAAGGCGCGCGAGGACTCGCGCGCAGTAGTGCGCACCCTTGAAGTTGAAAATCAGATATCGCTCGTCCAACTGCAGTTGCGGCGCGCCGAAAGCGCGCAGCGCGGTTACCTCGCGACATTGCGGCCTGATTTTCGGATCGATTTTGAGCAAGCCCTGTCCGAACTGACGCCGGCGCTGACGCGGTTGAGCCGGCTCATCAGCGACAACCCGGTTCAAAGGCAGCTCATCAACGAGATCATGCCGCTCTACGATCAACGGATCGAGGAATTCCGCACGACCCTCGAACTGGCCCGGTCGCAGCGCATGAGCGACGCCGCCAAGATCGTTCGCGAGGGCATCGGGCGCGACACCATGAAACATATCGACGATCTCGCGGTGCGGATGCGGTCGGAGGAAGATCGTCTGTTTGCCGCGCGCACGACCAGCGCCGATCGCAGCCAGACGCTGGCTGCTTCGCTCACGGGCATCGGTTCAGGTTTGGTGGTCGTGCTGGCCGGCATCGCGATCTTCCTGGTGCGCCGTTCGTCGCGCGCGCGCGACCAGGCCGACGCCAGGCTGCGCGACAGTCATCTCAACCTCGAGGCCACGATCGACGAGCGCACCGCGGACCTGCGCGAAGCCAATGACGAGATCCAGCGTTTCGCCTATATCGTCAGCCACGATCTGCGCTCGCCGCTGGTGAACATCATGGGCTTCACCAGCGAGCTCGAGGAATTGCGCGGCGACATTTTCAAACGGATCGCAGCCCTTTCCCGCGTGCAGTCCACCGCACCATCAGCCCCCGAAAACGCCACCGATAGCGCCGAACCCGCGCTTGAGGGCGCCGACAAGCAGCTCTCGGAAGATTTCTCCGAAGCGCTTGGATTCATCAAATCGTCGATCGGCAAGATGGACCGGCTGATATCGGCGATCCTCAATCTCACCCGCGAGGGGCGGCGCGAGTTCCAGCCGGTCTGGATCGATACCAAGGAGCTGGTCGAGGCTATCGTGACGACCGTGGCGCATCAGGCCTCGGAAGCCCAGGCCGAGATCCGGATCGACGCGCTGCCGAATATCGTCACCGATCGCCTTGCTCTGGAGCAGATTTTCTCCAATCTGATCGACAATGCGCTCAAATACCTCAAGACCGGGGTCCCCGGCGAAATCACGGTGCGCGGCCGCACCAAGCTCGGCTTTGCGATTTTCGAGATATCGGACAATGGGCGCGGCATCGATCCCAAGGACCATCAGCGCATTTTCGATTTGTTCCGCCGCGCGGGAACCCAGGACAAGCCGGGACAGGGCATCGGCCTTGCCCATGTCCGGGCCTTGGTGCGCCGCCTGGGAGGCACCATGTCGGTCGCGTCGGAACTTCACCAGGGCAGCACATTCACGATTACGCTGCCCATCAATTGGCCAGTCGGTAACCGGAAGACACGACATGAGTAA
- a CDS encoding response regulator gives MSNPVTIIMIEDDEGHARLIERNIRRSGVNNEIMPFTSGTAALNYLFGQDGTGLDHKGSALLILLDLNLPDTTGIDILKRVKENKYLKTTPVVVLTTTDDSQEIKRCYELGCNVYITKPVNYESFANAIRQLGLFFSVIQVPPAAT, from the coding sequence ATGAGTAATCCAGTCACCATCATCATGATCGAGGACGATGAGGGCCATGCCCGCCTGATCGAGCGGAATATTCGCCGATCCGGTGTCAACAATGAGATAATGCCGTTCACCAGCGGTACAGCCGCCTTGAACTACCTGTTTGGCCAGGACGGGACGGGTCTGGACCACAAGGGCAGCGCGCTCCTGATCCTGCTCGATCTCAATTTGCCCGACACGACCGGCATCGACATTCTGAAGCGGGTCAAGGAAAACAAGTATCTGAAGACCACGCCGGTGGTGGTGCTGACCACGACCGACGATTCTCAGGAGATCAAGCGCTGTTACGAACTCGGTTGCAACGTCTACATTACCAAGCCCGTGAACTACGAAAGTTTCGCCAACGCCATTCGTCAGCTCGGTCTGTTCTTTTCCGTCATTCAGGTTCCCCCGGCCGCCACATGA
- a CDS encoding response regulator, with amino-acid sequence MKPAMPTLLYIDDDPGLARLVDRGLTRAGFKVVHAAGGEQGLARLAQGGIDVVALDQYMPGLDGLETLEQIMAIADAPPVVFVTAAQDSAIAVTALKAGAADYLVKDTHGDFIPLLQAAVNGALRQAELQRARDEAEAEVHASRDRYAALAAEREVLLREVNHRVGNSLQIIASLLHLQANSTTQDDVKAALTNAMGRVAAVAQVHRRLYTSHDLKSVLLNQYLEALLEDLRRSAEGNKMSRLTLKAEPIEIDPDRAVAIGIIVNELVMNAVKYAYPDGAGPIHVELKPEGEDLVVAIADDGVGLNAKADPRSTGMGQRIVSAMAAKLDASAERDPDHHGTRIVLRFRRIPAAAPKSTNAAAS; translated from the coding sequence ATGAAACCAGCGATGCCGACACTGCTGTATATCGACGACGACCCTGGCCTGGCCCGGCTGGTCGACCGCGGCCTGACGCGGGCAGGTTTCAAGGTCGTTCACGCGGCAGGCGGCGAGCAAGGGCTGGCGCGGCTGGCGCAAGGCGGCATCGATGTGGTTGCGCTCGACCAGTACATGCCGGGCCTCGACGGCCTCGAAACGCTGGAACAGATCATGGCGATCGCGGACGCCCCGCCCGTGGTGTTCGTCACGGCCGCCCAGGATTCGGCGATCGCCGTCACGGCGCTGAAGGCCGGCGCCGCCGACTATCTGGTCAAGGACACCCACGGCGATTTCATTCCCCTGCTCCAGGCCGCCGTCAACGGCGCGCTGCGGCAGGCCGAGCTGCAGCGCGCCCGCGACGAGGCCGAAGCCGAGGTCCACGCCTCGCGCGACCGCTATGCAGCGCTCGCCGCCGAACGCGAGGTGCTGCTGCGCGAAGTCAACCACCGCGTCGGCAATTCCTTGCAGATCATCGCATCGCTGCTGCATTTGCAGGCCAACTCGACCACTCAGGACGATGTCAAGGCGGCGCTGACCAATGCGATGGGCCGCGTCGCTGCGGTCGCCCAGGTCCATCGGCGTCTCTACACCTCGCACGATCTCAAGAGCGTGTTGCTGAACCAGTATCTCGAAGCCCTGCTGGAAGATCTCCGGCGTTCGGCCGAGGGCAACAAGATGTCGCGGCTGACGCTCAAGGCCGAACCGATCGAGATCGACCCGGACCGCGCGGTGGCGATCGGCATCATCGTCAACGAGCTGGTGATGAACGCCGTCAAATACGCCTATCCCGACGGCGCCGGTCCCATTCACGTCGAGCTGAAGCCCGAGGGCGAAGACCTCGTGGTCGCGATTGCGGACGACGGCGTGGGTCTCAACGCCAAGGCCGATCCGCGCTCCACCGGCATGGGGCAGCGCATCGTCAGCGCGATGGCCGCCAAGCTCGACGCCAGCGCCGAGCGCGATCCGGACCATCACGGCACCAGGATCGTGCTGCGCTTCCGCCGTATCCCGGCCGCGGCACCGAAATCGACCAACGCCGCGGCGAGCTAG
- a CDS encoding IS5 family transposase (programmed frameshift): MHRFVLTDAQWAKMEPLCLGKATDPGRTGGDNRLFLEAVLWIARTGSPWRDLPPTFGNWNTVFKRYRDWVKAGVFKRIFDAVSDDPDMEFAMVDATIVKVHRHAQGAKGGQKNQAIGKSKGGWTTKILALTDALGNLVRFILLPGHRFDTVGVAPLIKDLEFGGLIADKAFDSNWIIEDMNERKAKVVISQHQRRAKPLDIDKDIYKWRHLIENFFGKLKEFKRVAMRCDKTDSSFEAMIYLATAVIHSR, encoded by the exons ATGCACCGATTCGTTTTGACGGACGCTCAATGGGCGAAGATGGAGCCGCTTTGTTTGGGCAAGGCCACGGACCCCGGCCGCACAGGGGGTGACAACCGTTTGTTTCTCGAAGCAGTGCTGTGGATCGCGCGCACGGGCAGCCCATGGAGAGACCTTCCGCCGACGTTCGGCAACTGGAATACGGTGTTCAAGCGCTATCGCGATTGGGTGAAGGCCGGCGTTTTCAAGCGGATTTTCGATGCCGTATCGGATGATCCGGATATGGAGTTCGCCATGGTCGACGCGACAATCGTCAAAGTTCACCGCCACGCGCAGGGAGCAAAAGGGGGACAAAAAA ATCAGGCCATCGGCAAGTCGAAGGGCGGCTGGACCACGAAAATCCTTGCGCTGACCGACGCACTTGGGAACCTGGTGCGGTTCATCCTGCTCCCCGGCCATCGCTTTGACACCGTCGGCGTCGCGCCCCTGATCAAGGACCTCGAATTCGGCGGCCTGATCGCTGATAAGGCTTTTGATTCCAACTGGATCATCGAAGACATGAACGAGCGCAAGGCGAAGGTCGTAATCTCGCAGCATCAAAGGCGCGCCAAGCCTCTCGACATCGACAAGGACATCTACAAATGGCGCCACCTGATCGAGAACTTCTTCGGCAAGCTGAAGGAATTCAAGCGCGTGGCAATGCGATGCGACAAGACAGACAGCAGTTTCGAGGCGATGATCTACCTCGCCACCGCCGTCATCCATTCCAGGTGA
- a CDS encoding IclR family transcriptional regulator, with product MTNGRLKVRGQGPLQGGQAIRRAVAVLRTLAIGGERGVPLAEVVQATSLARPTVHRIVHVLIEEGIVERSERTGNYVVGRQVPELALARPSRSPLLIAAEPHLAAVSAQLGDTLFLTLRTGLDTLCVARRIGSYPIQVLSIEVGVRRPLGVSSAGVAILAAMPAPEARKIVLANETRFGAYRTDTATVLGQIQLARRRGYNLRDVGLVQGTKSLSAWIRTPDGQPAAAMTLSAIRNRLGPRRAIEVADVLVAAARAIEAATPRD from the coding sequence ATGACAAACGGTCGGTTAAAGGTGCGCGGGCAAGGGCCGCTGCAGGGCGGGCAGGCGATCCGCCGCGCGGTGGCCGTGCTGCGCACGCTCGCGATTGGTGGTGAAAGAGGCGTTCCTCTCGCGGAAGTGGTGCAGGCGACCTCGCTCGCGCGTCCGACGGTGCATCGCATCGTGCATGTGCTGATCGAGGAGGGAATTGTCGAGCGCAGCGAACGGACCGGCAATTACGTCGTCGGCCGTCAGGTGCCCGAACTGGCGCTGGCGCGTCCCTCGCGTTCGCCCCTGCTGATTGCGGCCGAGCCGCATCTCGCGGCAGTGTCGGCGCAACTCGGCGATACCCTGTTTCTAACGTTGCGCACCGGCCTCGACACCCTATGCGTGGCGCGCCGCATCGGCAGCTATCCGATCCAGGTGTTGTCGATTGAGGTCGGTGTGCGCCGTCCGCTGGGCGTCAGCAGCGCAGGGGTGGCGATACTGGCCGCGATGCCTGCCCCCGAGGCGCGCAAGATCGTGCTCGCCAACGAGACACGCTTTGGCGCCTATCGGACCGATACGGCCACCGTACTCGGCCAGATCCAGCTCGCGCGCCGGCGGGGCTACAATCTGCGTGATGTCGGGCTGGTGCAGGGGACGAAGTCGCTTTCTGCCTGGATCAGGACGCCGGACGGTCAGCCCGCCGCCGCGATGACACTCTCCGCCATCCGCAACAGATTGGGGCCGCGTCGCGCGATCGAGGTGGCGGACGTTCTCGTCGCGGCTGCGCGCGCGATCGAAGCGGCGACGCCGCGTGACTAG